A stretch of Plodia interpunctella isolate USDA-ARS_2022_Savannah chromosome 15, ilPloInte3.2, whole genome shotgun sequence DNA encodes these proteins:
- the LOC128675972 gene encoding uncharacterized protein LOC128675972 — protein sequence MGRKKTIRGSERTMILKVLHFFEEEKLHGIAIPISQVEKRVCTATGISRRTLARIKNEEKEVLEKLRLSPQPGTSSEAPTETVKLPTPGKKRKQKKKLEIDDFMICAIKTKIESFYDVYKEVPTLKKILNVVKRDLNFPGQRETLRKIITESLGFKFKKCSKKRDVLIERPEIAAWRARYLRRLKENDDLGPEKKPVIFTDETWVHSHYTVNKCWQSQTVPGIRKNDSAGQRWIIVHAGGETGFVEGADLLYKCKSSKGDYHDEMDTENYTKWLTEKLIPNLPPNSIVVIDNAPYHSKQLNKPPTMAARKQDMQNWLSERNITFDPRMTKAELNYIIIRNRPEKEYLVDKLLEESGHEVLRLPPYQCDLNPIEYIWNLVKQRVADKNVDQSERQIEKLAREAIQSITQDDWKKEINHVDRLRKAYWEKQGLEDARELVINVNDDSDDSDLESHSDFERMSGIEELDSD from the exons ATGGGTAGGAAAAAAACTATCCGTGGGTCCGAAAGGACaatgatattaaaagtattacatttttttgaggAAGAAAAGTTGCATGGAATAGCTATTCCAATATCTCAAGTGGAAAAGCGAGTGTGTACGGCTACTGGCATTAGTCGACGCACATTGGCCAGAATAAAAAACGAGGAAAAAGAAGTTTTGGAGAAACTAAGGCTTTCACCACAGCCGGGTACGTCAAGCGAAGCCCCAACAGAGACAGTCAAATTACCCACTCCAGGGAAAAagcgaaaacaaaagaaaaagctgGAAATTGATGACTTCATGATTTgtgcaattaaaacaaaaattgaaagcTTTTATGACGTGTACAAAGAAGTGcctacattgaaaaaaattttaaacgttgTTAAGAGAGATCTTAACTTTCCTGGTCAAAGAGAGACCCTGCGAAAAATTATAACAGAAAGTTTgggatttaaattcaaaaagtgcTCCAAAAAACGAGACGTGCTCATAGAAAGACCTGAAATAGCAGCGTGGCGTGCACGTTACTTAAGAAGATTAAAAGAAAACGACGACTTGGGCCCGGAAAAAAAACCTGTTATTTTTACCGATGAAACATGGGTCCACTCGCATTACACTGTCAACAAGTGTTGGCAAAGTCAAACGGTCCCAGGCATAAGAAAAAACGATAGTGCTGGCCAACGCTGGATAATCGTTCACGCAG GAGGAGAGACTGGGTTCGTCGAAGGTGCAGacttattatacaaatgtaaaagtaGTAAAGGGGATTACCACGACGAAATGGACACAGAAAACTACACGAAATGGTTAACCGAAAAACTAATTCCAAATTTGCCACCTAACAGTATTGTTGTCATAGACAACGCGCCCTACCACAGCAAGCAATTAAATAAGCCTCCTACTATGGCCGCTCGTAAACAAGACATGCAGAATTGGCTGAGCGAGAGAAACATTACGTTTGACCCGCGAATGACAAAGGCTGagttgaattatattataattcgcAACCGACcggaaaaagaatatttagtgGACAAACTTTTAGAGGAGAGCGGTCACGAAGTCCTCAGACTTCCACCATATCAATGTGACCTCAATCCTATTGAGTACATTTGGAACCTGGTCAAACAAAGAGTCGCCGACAAGAATGTCGATCAGTCAGAGAGACAAATCGAAAAACTAGCCAGGGAAGCCATACAATCAATAACGCAAGACGAttggaaaaaagaaattaatcacGTGGACCGGTTACGGAAGGCGTACTGGGAAAAGCAAGGTTTAGAAGACGCAAGAGAGTTAGTCATAAATGTAAATGACGACAGCGATGACAGTGATTTGGAATCACATTCAGATTTTGAAAGAATGTCAGGGATTGAAGAATTAGATTCTGATTag